A genomic region of Dunckerocampus dactyliophorus isolate RoL2022-P2 chromosome 10, RoL_Ddac_1.1, whole genome shotgun sequence contains the following coding sequences:
- the sh3gl1b gene encoding SH3-domain GRB2-like 1b, whose product MSVAGLKKQFYKASQMVSEKVGGAEGTKLDDDFRDLERRVDVTSKAVAEVISKTSEYLQPNPASRAKLSMLNTMSKIRGQVKNPGYPQAEGLLGECMSKYGRDLGEETNFGGALVEVGEAMKRLAEVKDSLDIDVKQNFIDPLQSFCDKELREIQHHLKKLEGRRLDYDYKKKRQGKIPDEEIRQALEKFYESKEVAETGMYNLLETDIEQVSQLSCLVECQLQYHRQAVQFLDELSHKLEERVSEAASRPRREYTPKPKPLFDFGDDNHSNGGYSTSMVPPPSRNSAPEQPSCKALYDFEPENEGELGFREGDIITLTNQIDENWYEGMLNGQSGFFPLNYVEVLVPLPH is encoded by the exons ATGTCCGTGGCAGGCTTGAAGAAGCAGTTTTATAAAGCCAGTCAG ATGGTGAGTGAGAAAGTTGGCGGCGCAGAGGGAACCAAACTTGATGATGACTTCAGAGACTTGGAGCGG AGGGTGGACGTGACCAGTAAAGCCGTAGCAGAGGTGATCTCCAAGACATCGGAGTATCTCCAACCCAACCCAg CATCGAGGGCCAAACTGTCCATGTTGAACACTATGTCTAAAATCCGTGGTCAGGTGAAGAACCCCGGCTACCCCCAAGCTGAGGGCCTGCTAGGAGAATGCATGTCCAAGTATGGGAGAGATCTTGGAGAGGAGACTAACTTTG GCGGTGCCCTCGTGGAAGTCGGAGAGGCCATGAAGAGACTGGCAGAAGTGAAAGACTCGCTAGACATTGATGTCAAACAGAACTTCATTGATCCATTACAAAGCTTCTGTGACAAGGAGCTCAGAGAGATACAG CACCACCTCAAGAAATTGGAAGGGCGCCGCCTGGACTACGACTACAAAAAGAAGCGTCAGGGCAAGATTCCCGACGAGGAGATCCGACAGGCCCTGGAGAAATTTTACGAGTCAAAGGAAGTGGCAGAGACGGGAATGTACAATCTGCTGGAGACTGAC ATCGAGCAGGTGAGCCAGCTCTCCTGTCTGGTGGAGTGCCAGCTGCAGTACCACCGGCAGGCCGTTCAGTTCTTGGATGAGCTTTCCCACAAACTTGAGGAAAG GGTGAGTGAGGCTGCGTCCCGACCGAGACGGGAATACACACCCAAGCCCAAACctttgtttgactttggagacgATAACCACTCCAACGGGGGCTACTCCACTTCAATGGTTCCGCCCCCTTCTCGTAACTCAG CCCCGGAGCAGCCCAGCTGCAAGGCACTGTACGACTTTGAGCCGGAGAATGAGGGTGAGCTGGGCTTTCGTGAGGGTGATATCATCACGCTGACCAATCAGATCGACGAGAACTGGTATGAGGGGATGCTCAACGGCCAGTCGGGATTCTTCCCCCTCAACTATGTTGAGGTGTTGGTTCCGCTACCACActaa